One Spinacia oleracea cultivar Varoflay chromosome 4, BTI_SOV_V1, whole genome shotgun sequence DNA segment encodes these proteins:
- the LOC110776911 gene encoding zinc finger BED domain-containing protein RICESLEEPER 2, with translation MSTGKVYEAKVLELYKKEQIKVKETFSKHAGKISFSVELLREFVSFESFVCISAHYIDEDWKLKKWVLNFFCDSTMDADHPNVVFMKSLKEYGVEGKFLTFSVRDDAVLYVDDLKEQLQEKSSFLLDGKLFPVLCSSDIVSRVVQKGFEEIDGIIDKVKTLSWPRLAKPLWYLTTCNLSKAIELKEMGEFSSVEEGGFAEVPSEEEWGKVKSMCRIADRIYVITKGLFQVEMPTSNLFLPHLQEIRAYLTQESASSDAFVSLVTQKMLIDFNKYWDDMYLLLSIAAFLDPRYKMKFVEFCLSESEAAVVLENIYKLYDVYEVQRDQNMYLLGDSSSEEEEDKIGSGKYVMRKWGNNLKDLNVLKEYCDTVQSKYEPEKSDLELYLEEPVVYWMDNFCALKWWKENGLKYPRLSKMARDLLAIPVTLVSSYEAFSIEPREVDRSLMSLKPEVMNAVKCTQSWKSGSKK, from the coding sequence ATGTCAACCGGGAAGGTTTACGAAGCTAAAGTGTTGGAATTATACAAGAAAGAGCAAATTAAGGTGAAGGAAACTTTCTCAAAACATGCTGGAAAGATTAGTTTCTCAGTGGAGTTACTAAGGGAATTTGTGTCATTTGAGTCATTTGTTTGCATATCTGCCCATTACATAGACGAAGATTGGAAACTGAAAAAATGGGTTCTTAATTTCTTCTGTGATTCTACAATGGATGCGGATCACCCAAATGTTGTCTTTATGAAGTCTCTAAAAGAGTATGGTGTTGAGGGAAAATTCCTTACTTTTTCTGTTAGAGATGATGCTGTCCTCTATGTTGATGATTTGAAGGAACAGCTTCAAGAAAAGAGTTCATTCCTGTTGGACGGCAAATTGTTTCCTGTTCTGTGCAGCAGTGACATAGTTAGTCGAGTTGTTCAGAAAGGATTTGAGGAGATTGATGGTATAATTGACAAAGTTAAAACCTTAAGTTGGCCTAGATTAGCAAAGCCGTTGTGGTATCTAACAACTTGCAACCTTTCAAAAGCCATAGAGTTGAAGGAAATGGGAGAGTTTTCTTCTGTAGAAGAAGGTGGGTTTGCTGAAGTACCATCAGAGGAGGAATGGGGAAAAGTCAAGAGCATGTGCAGAATTGCAGATAGAATTTATGTAATCACCAAAGGATTGTTTCAAGTAGAGATGCCAACATCTAATCTGTTTCTACCTCATCTTCAAGAGATTCGAGCCTACCTTACTCAAGAGTCAGCCAGTTCTGATGCATTTGTGAGTCTCGTTACACAAAAGATGCTCATTGACTTCAACAAGTACTGGGATGATATGTATTTGCTGCTATCAATTGCTGCATTTCTTGATCCGCGTTACAAAATGAAATTTGTGGAGTTTTGTTTGTCTGAATCAGAGGCTGCTGTTGTTCTAGAGAATATTTACAAGCTGTATGATGTGTATGAGGTGCAACGTGATCAAAACATGTATCTGTTGGGTGATTCAAGTTCCGAGGAAGAGGAAGATAAGATCGGGTCTGGAAAATACGTTATGAGAAAATGGGGTAACAATCTGAAAGACCTGAATGTACTAAAAGAGTACTGTGATACAGTACAATCTAAGTATGAGCCTGAAAAGTCGGATTTGGAGCTGTATCTAGAAGAACCAGTGGTGTATTGGATGGATAATTTCTGTGCCTTGAAGTGGTGGAAAGAGAACGGCTTAAAGTATCCCCGGCTCTCTAAAATGGCTCGTGACTTGTTGGCTATTCCTGTgactcttgtgagttcatatgAAGCATTCTCTATTGAGCCAAGGGAAGTTGATAGGTCGTTGATGTCTTTGAAACCTGAAGTGATGAATGCAGTGAAGTGCACTCAGAGCTGGAAATCCGGTTCCAAAAAATGA
- the LOC130471300 gene encoding uncharacterized protein, translating into MGDFVKNNNPKQKHHQVKQGRDNNSTSSIQKVQEQCSQKKNQPFNNPSSEKEQEQLDTVKKRKQKHKSYCSPGSMTRYLDFRKKQLENNEMVATGNPILNTETSPIRDENDDDVQLNNIDAGYGLGFDLELETTAENEKEAPKKKHRGPTKLTQVHARTREERQYIILNSFGQPVGPTKEIVEEFKFFLRTLGKDSELAPLNYVNFRDLPTHDKIWDYVLEKYIVPEAGRKYAMEVVNTSWRSYKCRFKKNHFYAYATDELRWKNKPDTISVPQFQDLLNYWKCEKVEL; encoded by the exons ATGGGTGATTTTGTGAAGAATAATAATCCCAAACAGAAGCATCATCAGGTTAAGCAAGGTCGTGATAATAACTCAACTAGCTCTATTCAGAAGGTTCAAGAACAATGTAGTCAGAAGAAGAACCAACCTTTCAACAATCCAAGCTCTGAGAAAGAGCAAGAGCAGCTTGATACTGTTAAGAAAAGGAAGCAAAAACATAAGTCATATTGTTCTCCAGGTTCCATGACAAGGTATCTTGATTTTCGAAAAAAGCAATTAGAAAACAATGAAATGGTTGCAACCGGTAATCCAATTCTGAATACTGAAACATCACCAATAAGAGACGAAAATGATGATGATGTACAACTGAATAATATTGATGCTGGATATGGCCTTGGATTTGATTTAGAATTGGAGACAACAGCTGAAAACGAAAAGGAAG CTCCTAAGAAGAAGCATCGAGGGCCAACAAAGCTTACACAAGTTCATGCGCGTACAAGAGAAGAACGCCAATATATTATTCTGAACTCATTTGGCCAACCAGTAGGACCTACAAAGGAAATTGTTGAAGAGTTTAAGTTCTTCCTCAGAACTTTGGGGAAGGATTCTGAGCTTGCGCCACTCAATTATGTCAATTTTCGAGATCTGCCCACACATGACAAAATATGGGATTATGTTTTG GAAAAATATATAGTTCCTGAAGCCGGAAGAAAATATGCAATGGAGGTTGTCAATACAAGTTGGCGTAGTTATAAATGTAGATTTAAGAAGAATCATTTCTATGCATATGCCACTGATGAGTTAAGATGGAAGAATAAACCAGACACTATTTCAGTACCTCAGTTTCAAGACCTCTTGAATTACTGGAAATGTGAAAAAGTTGAG TTGTAA